A genomic region of Candidatus Poribacteria bacterium contains the following coding sequences:
- the trpD gene encoding anthranilate phosphoribosyltransferase, whose translation MIREAIQKVMAGDALTEAEMVETMNEIMEGETTDAQIACFLTALRLKGETIEELTGATRAMRAKATPVPTRHTPDLQATPKVPRLVDTCSTGGTGLNHFNISTTSAIVTAGAGVPVAKHGNRGVTRQSGSANVLMALGVNIEIGPEHVGRCIDEVGVGFLFAPILHGAMKYAIGPRREIGIRTIFNAIAPLTNPARPQAQVIGVYAPELTEAHANALNNLGCQHAFIVRGDDGLDDITTTTTSRVSELRNGTVKTYTLDPTTLGIPIAEPEALLGGAPEENAEIIVNMLKGEKGPKRDIVVLNAGAAIVASGKVDSLEAGIELAAEAIDSGAALAKLEGLKKVSNN comes from the coding sequence GTGATTCGTGAAGCAATTCAGAAGGTTATGGCAGGCGATGCCTTAACCGAAGCAGAGATGGTCGAGACGATGAACGAGATTATGGAAGGTGAGACGACAGATGCACAGATCGCCTGTTTTCTGACTGCGCTTCGGCTCAAAGGCGAGACGATAGAGGAACTTACAGGTGCGACGCGCGCCATGCGCGCCAAAGCCACACCCGTTCCCACACGTCATACGCCTGATTTACAAGCCACGCCGAAAGTGCCACGGCTTGTTGATACATGTAGTACAGGTGGTACGGGTTTGAACCATTTCAACATCTCAACAACCTCCGCTATCGTTACTGCGGGTGCGGGTGTTCCGGTTGCGAAGCACGGCAACCGTGGCGTAACGCGGCAGAGTGGGAGTGCGAATGTGCTAATGGCACTCGGCGTGAACATTGAAATCGGTCCCGAACACGTCGGGCGGTGTATCGACGAGGTCGGTGTCGGTTTCTTATTCGCACCTATACTCCACGGTGCGATGAAATACGCCATCGGACCGCGACGGGAGATCGGGATTCGTACGATTTTCAATGCCATAGCACCCCTGACCAATCCAGCGAGACCACAGGCACAGGTGATTGGGGTCTATGCACCAGAACTCACTGAAGCACATGCGAATGCCCTAAACAATCTCGGATGTCAGCACGCCTTTATCGTCCGTGGCGATGACGGTTTGGACGACATAACGACGACAACGACCTCGCGTGTCTCGGAACTCCGAAACGGGACTGTCAAAACCTATACCCTTGATCCGACAACGCTCGGAATTCCGATAGCCGAACCTGAGGCACTCTTGGGCGGCGCACCCGAGGAGAACGCTGAAATTATAGTTAATATGCTAAAGGGCGAAAAAGGACCCAAACGCGATATTGTCGTGCTAAACGCCGGTGCAGCGATTGTGGCGAGTGGGAAGGTGGATAGCCTTGAGGCAGGGATTGAACTGGCAGCGGAAGCCATTGACTCTGGTGCGGCGCTCGCGAAGTTGGAAGGTCTCAAGAAGGTCTCAAACAATTAA
- the trpC gene encoding indole-3-glycerol phosphate synthase TrpC yields MILDTIIAHKQKELAAEQIEVPLASLEREVINLPPTRDFSGAIAGSDNVRLIAEVKKKSPSKGIIREDFHPVSIAETYVENGAAAISVLTDKHFFAGELDYLRAIRGVVDVPLLRKDFTIDPYHIYQARVAGADAILLIVAALTPAQLRTFMDIADSLSLASLVEVHTQAELAIALDVDAQIIGINNRDLRTFHTDIATTFRLREAIPADKIVVSESGIYTREDVEKLQEAGVHAMLVGESLMRSSDIGEQVRRLLNY; encoded by the coding sequence TTGATACTCGACACGATCATCGCGCATAAACAGAAAGAGTTAGCAGCCGAACAGATAGAGGTGCCGCTTGCGTCATTGGAGAGGGAGGTTATAAATCTTCCGCCGACGCGAGATTTCAGCGGTGCTATCGCTGGCAGTGATAATGTCAGACTGATCGCTGAGGTGAAGAAGAAATCACCGAGTAAGGGCATTATCCGCGAGGATTTCCATCCGGTATCCATCGCTGAGACCTACGTCGAAAACGGTGCCGCTGCGATTTCTGTGCTAACAGACAAACATTTTTTCGCAGGTGAACTCGACTATCTCCGCGCAATACGGGGAGTCGTTGATGTCCCACTCCTCCGAAAAGATTTCACTATTGATCCGTATCACATCTACCAAGCGCGGGTGGCTGGAGCAGATGCAATCTTATTGATTGTTGCGGCGTTGACACCAGCACAGTTACGGACATTCATGGATATTGCCGATTCGCTATCGTTGGCATCTCTGGTCGAGGTACATACGCAAGCGGAATTAGCAATTGCACTGGACGTGGACGCGCAAATTATCGGAATAAATAACCGAGATTTGCGGACATTTCATACGGACATTGCCACAACATTCCGTTTACGGGAGGCTATTCCGGCGGATAAGATTGTGGTGAGTGAGAGTGGAATTTACACCCGTGAAGATGTTGAGAAGCTCCAGGAAGCCGGTGTTCATGCAATGCTTGTGGGTGAGTCGTTGATGCGGAGTTCTGATATTGGAGAGCAGGTGCGACGTCTTTTAAACTATTAA
- a CDS encoding biotin--[acetyl-CoA-carboxylase] ligase, whose protein sequence is MDINLTKGTLQTAFIGCKIEHHAQVASTNDIAIGRGKAGAAEGSVIIAEHQTAGRGRYGRRWDAPSGKCLLVSVVFRHRLLRDQVALPNLVGAIAIARAIRGTHELDARIKAPNDVRIGKKKVAGVLTELAYDDQRQPFFVMGFGVNVNSVLADFPSELRETATSVRIAAADARNKDVEICRTSLLCTILCQLEKTYLQLKAGETDLITQQFEALQETVPDESDY, encoded by the coding sequence ATGGACATCAATCTCACAAAGGGTACACTCCAGACTGCGTTTATCGGATGCAAGATTGAGCACCACGCGCAAGTCGCTTCTACCAATGACATCGCTATTGGGCGTGGGAAAGCAGGTGCAGCAGAGGGAAGTGTCATAATTGCCGAGCACCAAACCGCCGGACGTGGGAGATACGGTAGGAGATGGGATGCACCATCGGGAAAGTGCCTCCTTGTATCCGTTGTCTTTAGACATCGGCTGCTTCGCGATCAGGTCGCATTGCCTAATCTCGTTGGGGCAATTGCCATCGCGCGGGCAATTCGTGGGACACACGAACTTGATGCGCGGATTAAGGCACCTAACGATGTACGTATTGGGAAAAAAAAAGTGGCAGGCGTGTTAACAGAACTCGCTTATGACGACCAGCGTCAACCTTTTTTCGTCATGGGCTTCGGCGTGAACGTCAACAGTGTTTTAGCGGATTTTCCATCCGAATTGCGTGAAACGGCAACCTCTGTGAGGATAGCGGCTGCCGATGCGAGAAATAAGGACGTTGAAATCTGCCGGACCTCGCTGTTATGTACTATACTTTGTCAGTTGGAAAAGACCTACCTACAACTAAAGGCGGGGGAAACGGATTTAATCACCCAGCAGTTTGAGGCGTTACAGGAAACCGTGCCAGATGAAAGTGATTATTAG
- a CDS encoding tetratricopeptide repeat protein — protein sequence MEKIVKKTTILIVLITCLWGNTLATQALAAEKWEANMKKDFAKVLREKRRPAEKHRDLISKWQKEGRLSPLLTLYETEKETRKPASATIDAAFYYGLGYTNALHATETGETLDPAITYLKHALEIAPDLFWAHFNLGGIYQQQKENESALAEFEICVRLNPNHYPAHYRMGEIHLEQQNYAAALHAFDTARTLNRKWEYPQYGIGLVRFAQGDIDRARETFENLRQRKKKFAPAYFKLGQVLATEGFFDDALAEYAKGAQHAPYSAEAVYELAAIFDEKGNTEGAIKLYQRTLEIAPMHGEAHLSLGDKLYAAGDTATALQHYQEALSLMPHIKDGFFEPLEPYFAGLMTANEAMPILEKAMLVLPDDPRSYFYAGSLETDAGNTEKAIEHYKKTIQIIEADASYLEMELPLGNFNDVYFKLGELYHQQGNTEEAVVYFKRALIVDPGLANRFISQGQNAFDVGNYGDAIEPLNTHLLLFPEDIEAVYLLGQSYEANGNTDAALTFYDRTLALDSQRPDVLFKMVHIYRERDAHQQAVDALQQIIEIAPDTTEAHYLLAVSYLTLAQPDAALSAFLATVRLNPHDVAAHYHAAILLEQHGEIDKAIEHYEKTIALDTTLIENAIGRHLQSPLPNIAATEVEPFFRLGSIYRARNDEDNIIRVYRPALEIEPAHPELHHLLAVIFEKRDDQGMQDGLGSYALKAIHHYGLANQYNPENFDWHYSYARLLDQHAETLGDGYHKHAEMAVKEYTATIALNPNYADAYFYRGMLTLRYKQIGDTLYRYSQILEDFKQVAELQPRNREANYQLGVLYLEIDRHALAKNVFENMRAYAPDYRGIHLYLGRIAEWEQAWKEAIQYYEAEAKRIEQPVKEDDEIAVKTYQRLGDLYYAHALDYNRAKEALEQALALDETHVPTLLNYANNLFSMDLLGAATEQFERVIQLEPRNLTANYNLALMYEYREKYGMAREQWQRFLDLNPPEQWKIEAEKHLNQ from the coding sequence ATGGAAAAAATAGTAAAAAAGACCACGATACTTATAGTTTTAATTACATGCTTATGGGGCAATACACTCGCAACACAAGCACTCGCAGCCGAAAAGTGGGAAGCGAATATGAAAAAAGATTTCGCAAAGGTATTGCGAGAAAAGAGACGACCTGCAGAAAAACATCGAGACCTCATCAGTAAATGGCAAAAGGAGGGACGACTTTCTCCGCTCCTGACGCTGTATGAGACAGAAAAGGAAACTCGGAAACCGGCTTCTGCGACAATCGACGCAGCATTTTACTATGGTTTAGGCTACACAAACGCACTGCACGCTACGGAGACAGGCGAAACGCTTGATCCGGCGATTACCTACTTAAAACACGCCCTTGAAATTGCGCCGGATCTGTTTTGGGCGCATTTCAATCTTGGTGGTATTTACCAGCAGCAGAAAGAAAATGAGTCGGCACTTGCCGAATTTGAAATCTGCGTCCGTCTGAACCCGAACCACTATCCCGCTCACTATCGCATGGGTGAGATTCACTTGGAACAGCAGAATTACGCCGCGGCACTTCACGCTTTCGACACAGCGCGGACGTTAAACCGAAAATGGGAATATCCACAATACGGCATCGGCTTAGTTCGATTCGCACAAGGCGATATAGACCGCGCAAGAGAGACGTTTGAGAATCTTAGGCAACGAAAGAAAAAATTCGCACCCGCCTACTTCAAGCTGGGACAAGTCCTCGCTACTGAAGGGTTCTTCGACGATGCCTTGGCAGAATACGCTAAAGGCGCACAACACGCGCCTTACTCAGCCGAGGCGGTCTACGAACTCGCTGCTATTTTCGACGAAAAGGGCAATACGGAGGGTGCTATCAAATTGTATCAACGCACGCTTGAAATTGCGCCGATGCATGGAGAGGCGCATCTATCCCTTGGAGATAAACTCTACGCCGCGGGCGACACCGCAACAGCACTACAACACTACCAAGAGGCACTCTCCTTGATGCCACATATTAAGGATGGTTTCTTTGAACCGCTGGAACCTTATTTCGCTGGATTGATGACAGCCAACGAAGCAATGCCTATTTTGGAGAAAGCGATGCTCGTTCTTCCTGACGATCCGCGTTCCTATTTTTATGCGGGTAGCCTTGAAACCGATGCCGGGAATACCGAAAAAGCTATTGAACATTACAAAAAGACAATTCAAATCATCGAAGCGGACGCAAGTTATTTGGAAATGGAACTCCCTTTGGGAAACTTCAACGATGTGTACTTCAAACTCGGTGAACTCTATCATCAGCAAGGCAACACAGAGGAAGCGGTCGTCTACTTCAAACGCGCTTTAATCGTAGATCCAGGGTTAGCGAACAGATTTATCTCACAAGGACAAAATGCTTTCGATGTCGGAAACTACGGGGATGCTATTGAACCCCTAAACACACATCTGTTGCTGTTTCCAGAGGACATTGAGGCTGTTTATTTGTTAGGGCAAAGCTACGAGGCTAACGGCAATACAGATGCTGCACTTACCTTTTATGACCGTACGCTGGCGTTGGATTCACAGCGACCGGATGTGCTTTTTAAGATGGTTCACATCTATCGGGAACGTGATGCACATCAACAGGCGGTTGACGCGCTACAGCAGATTATTGAAATCGCACCTGACACGACTGAGGCGCACTATCTACTGGCAGTGTCTTATCTTACGTTGGCACAACCCGATGCTGCCTTATCCGCATTTCTCGCAACTGTGCGGCTGAACCCGCATGATGTCGCGGCGCACTACCACGCCGCAATTCTACTTGAACAGCACGGCGAAATAGATAAAGCCATCGAGCATTATGAAAAAACGATTGCGCTTGATACAACCTTAATCGAAAACGCCATAGGGCGACACCTACAAAGTCCTTTGCCAAACATTGCAGCGACAGAAGTGGAGCCATTTTTCCGTCTTGGGTCGATCTATCGCGCCCGCAATGACGAAGACAACATTATCCGCGTCTATCGACCTGCCTTGGAAATTGAACCCGCACATCCTGAACTGCATCATTTGCTTGCGGTTATCTTTGAGAAACGGGACGATCAAGGCATGCAAGATGGGCTTGGAAGCTACGCCCTAAAGGCCATCCACCATTACGGATTGGCGAATCAGTACAATCCTGAAAATTTCGATTGGCACTACAGTTATGCGCGTCTGCTCGACCAGCACGCCGAAACATTGGGAGATGGCTATCACAAACACGCTGAGATGGCTGTCAAGGAGTACACTGCCACTATTGCTTTGAATCCCAATTATGCGGACGCTTACTTCTACCGTGGAATGCTCACACTCCGCTACAAGCAGATTGGTGATACACTTTATCGCTATAGCCAAATTTTAGAGGATTTCAAACAAGTCGCAGAACTGCAGCCGAGAAATCGCGAAGCAAACTATCAGTTGGGTGTGCTTTATCTTGAAATCGACCGACACGCGCTTGCGAAAAATGTTTTTGAAAACATGCGCGCTTATGCCCCAGACTATCGGGGTATCCATTTGTACCTCGGGCGGATCGCAGAATGGGAACAAGCATGGAAAGAAGCGATTCAATACTATGAAGCGGAAGCCAAGCGCATCGAACAGCCCGTGAAGGAAGATGATGAGATCGCTGTAAAAACGTACCAACGTCTTGGTGACCTCTACTATGCCCACGCCTTAGATTATAATAGGGCAAAGGAGGCGTTAGAACAGGCACTCGCTTTGGATGAAACGCATGTCCCGACGCTCCTTAACTACGCCAACAACCTCTTCAGCATGGATCTACTCGGTGCAGCGACGGAACAGTTTGAACGGGTGATACAACTCGAACCACGCAACCTAACGGCGAATTATAATCTGGCATTGATGTATGAATATAGGGAAAAGTACGGGATGGCAAGGGAGCAGTGGCAACGTTTCCTCGATCTGAATCCACCTGAACAGTGGAAGATTGAGGCTGAGAAGCATCTGAACCAGTAG
- a CDS encoding DUF523 domain-containing protein, whose translation MKVIISACLLGVRCRYDGGHSHSETAIQHKKTHQLIPVCPEESGGLPTPRPPAEIVGGDGNDVLDGKAKVMTADGVDVTEAYLRGARHALAVAQTHGATQVILKARSPSCGCGNIYDGTFSGTLTSGDGVTTALLKRHGITITSM comes from the coding sequence ATGAAAGTGATTATTAGTGCTTGTCTTTTAGGCGTGCGTTGCCGATACGATGGGGGCCATAGCCACAGTGAAACGGCTATACAACACAAGAAAACCCATCAGCTTATCCCCGTCTGCCCAGAGGAATCCGGGGGTTTACCGACCCCGCGTCCACCGGCGGAAATTGTGGGCGGCGATGGCAATGATGTCTTAGATGGCAAAGCAAAAGTTATGACTGCGGACGGGGTAGATGTAACAGAAGCCTATTTGCGAGGGGCACGCCACGCCTTAGCGGTTGCTCAGACGCACGGCGCGACACAGGTAATCCTCAAAGCGAGAAGTCCGTCCTGTGGTTGCGGTAATATTTACGACGGCACTTTTTCGGGAACCCTCACGTCCGGTGACGGCGTGACCACTGCACTCCTGAAACGGCACGGTATTACCATCACTTCCATGTAG
- a CDS encoding GNAT family N-acetyltransferase has product MIRKYKPNDLQTLRQITAICFEKVSIDKNIEDRFGRIGDMDWKERKMSHINDDAAANPDGVFVAEVDAEIAGYITTRINHETRIGGIPNLAVLPKFQRRGIGRQLIEKALGYLQAEGMLYARIETLDQNPIGTHFYPNMGFTEVARQLHYIQPLSKPKA; this is encoded by the coding sequence ATGATCCGAAAGTATAAACCCAATGATCTGCAAACACTTCGACAGATTACGGCTATCTGTTTTGAAAAAGTGTCTATAGATAAAAATATTGAAGACCGATTCGGACGTATCGGTGATATGGACTGGAAAGAACGTAAAATGTCCCATATCAATGACGACGCGGCAGCAAACCCAGATGGTGTTTTTGTGGCAGAGGTCGATGCCGAGATTGCGGGTTATATCACAACCCGCATTAACCACGAAACCCGGATTGGTGGTATCCCAAATCTTGCTGTGCTACCGAAGTTTCAACGCCGTGGTATCGGTCGGCAGCTGATTGAAAAAGCGTTAGGATATTTGCAGGCGGAAGGGATGCTTTACGCTCGTATTGAAACGTTGGACCAGAATCCTATAGGCACCCATTTTTATCCCAATATGGGTTTCACAGAAGTTGCAAGGCAGCTTCACTATATTCAACCGCTGTCGAAGCCGAAAGCGTGA